In the Ranitomeya imitator isolate aRanImi1 chromosome 2, aRanImi1.pri, whole genome shotgun sequence genome, gacgtaccatcactccccttagtggcagagcaacactactgcaacgactaggtctctggggcgctgcacatctaaatctccgagcactaataaatactcgggaggaccccagagcatgctcgagaaatctcgagtaacgagtatattcgctcatcattagttattattagagttgagcgaatttgttcaggttccctcttatttggcaagttatagcacttactgaataagctgcagaggaaacccggatacctggatcattccggctgatcagctgttcggcgccgcaaCTGCATTTGTTGcggttgtgtgacagtcacaacgcatgcattattattatattacattattattttattttctatgtTGAACTGGTACACTGCATTGCTTTGCGGAGAGGAGCGTGGCTCCTGTGCTAGAGCTGGGTCGTGtcgactcttagggtatgtgcacatgttgcggattttgctgcggatccgcagcggattggccactgcggattcgcagcagtttcccctgagtttacagtaccatgtaaacctatggaaaacaaaatctgcagtgcacatgtcaattctttgtgcggattccgcagcggttgaaacctgctccataataggaatccgcaggtggaatccgcacaaaatccgcaaaaaactcAGCGGAATATCCACTGTAAtttcgcaggtaatccgcagtgcggtttaactgcagatttaccaaaatcagtccggaaaaatccgcaccattttccgcaacgtgtgcacgtggccttactcAGAAACAGCGCTCTCAGAAAAAAAGCCTGTAAATCTCTCAAGATCTCAAACATCTTCAGCAGTTTTTCTAGTTAATGGGTCTGTCGTGTGGAAAGTATAAACAAAGTAGTGAATGACTCATTTATTGGGGTCAGGATTCCGCTTCATACTGACCCGAAATTATGCCGGCATCGGTCTGGCTTCGCTGTGGCTGTGTTCGATCCCACTTTACCACCTGCAGACAGAAACTAATGGCTCTTCTACGATTcttcgctgacagcggcatttaaaccgGCGCTTCTGACCGGGTGGCCTTAAATGAGCGCATctttgacccccgtcacatgatcgggggtcagcgatgcttttctatagtaaccatagaggtccttgagacctctatggttactgattcccggtagctgtgagcgccatcctgtggtcggcgctcacagcacacctgcatttctgctgcatagcagcgatctaatgatcgctgctatgtagcagagccgatcgcgttgtgccagcttctagcctcctatggaggctattgaagcatggcaaaagtaaaaaaaagtaaaagaaatgtgaaaaaaaaaaaataaataaaagtttaaatcaccccattcaaaataaatcaataaaaaaaaaaatcaaacctacacatatttggtattgcggcgttcagaatcgcccgatcaataaaaaaaagcattaacctgatcgctaaacagcgtagcgagaaaaaattaaaaacgcccgaattacgttttttttggtcaccgcgacattgcattaaaatgcaataacgggcgatcaaaagaacgtatctgcaccaaaatggtatcaataaaaatgccagctcggcacgcaaaaaataagccctcaaccgaccccagatcatgaaaaatggagacgctgcgggcatcggaaaatggcgcaatttatttattttttggcaaagtttggattttttttaccgcttaaataaaaaataacctagtcatgttaggtgtctatgaacttgtaatgacatggaaaatcataatagcaggtcagtttttgcaattagtgagcctagcaaaaaagccaaacaaaaaaacaagtgtgggactgcactttttttgcaatttcaccacacttggaatttttttcccgttttctagtacacgacatgctaaaaccaatgatgtcgttcaaaagtacaacttgtttcgcaaaaaaataagccctcgcatggccatattgacggaaaaataaaaaagttatggctctgggaaggaggggagcgaaaaacgaacacggaaaacggaaaatcccaaggtcatgaaggggttaaaatatattacTCTTAATCTGTctgtgggataagaccctattgcgcttttttccTTCTTGAAACACTAGcacctcagtatttgtgagccaaaaccaggagtgggacaatcagatgaAGCAtaaaatagaaacacgtcatcacttctgtatttatcacccactcctggttttggcttataaatactgaggtaaaaaaaaaactcaCTAAATACTGAACATATGAAAGTGGCCTGTTCATATTGGCCCTCTCATATTGGCTAAATAGACGTTTTGGCCCTCTGAGGCTCTAGGGCCCGAGTGCGACTGCAGCCCTTGAACCCATTATATGCAAACCACCCAGTAATATATTTGATAGTAAAATATTtctgtaatataaatatataatttgtTATGTAGAAATCAAGTGTATTCATCAGATAATAACCCTTTCAGGAATATTAGAAACAATTCCGGAGTGCAGAGACAGTTCCTTCTCTAGTCTGTATAAGATACAGCTGGGAATAAAGACCTGTCAGATCCTGGGGTCCTCCCTACGTCACTGTAGGCCATGCAGCCCGCTCCTCTGTGACATCACCCATTGAGGGCTGTTATATCGTATGATAATGCCGCATTCCCTCCAGACCAAATAAAGGGAAAGATAAAATAAAATGCAGCAATTCGGCCATCTAGGGACCTCACAGGTTAGTTGCCCGAGTCACACAGTTTTCTTTAGgacgtattagggtatgtgcacacgttcaggaaacgctgcgttgagccgcagtgtcaaaaacgcagcgtccagatgtttcatgaaatcccgtctccactatgcattaaaagacgcatgcggcagacccgcgaaaacgcacatgcggcacgtcttttaagaatgcagcatgtccttacattgcagaaaaaaacgcaaggacagcacaggtgacctgccagttaCCTCAggggcagatttggtcaggattttacctgcataaaatcctgaccaaatcctgatgtaaacccgaacgtggacacatacccttactactTTGTGATGCCGCAGCACTACAACACTATTATTTTTGCCCTGCTTGTGTGGCATGGCACTGACATGCCTCATACAGAGGGGGCACTTTGCATTTGTACCCCACCCCTGCACTGCCAGGAATGATAGAGATGAAGGTGCTAGATGTATGTGTGCTGCCTTCTTGGAGGAGGACGCTGTGTGATGTCAGCATGCAGCAGACCAAACCCTGTGAGTGACCGCTCCAGGCATTGGAGACTGCAGTCCGCCTGCCATTGGTTTCTGCACACATCTCCATAGCTACATCTGTGTTCAAACACTTCTCTGTGCTCAGCACAAGCTGTGCCATATGCCACACGGCTCACAGCAGGCAGGAGGCTAATCAGGTAGGTATTTCTTTTATTGCAGGTTCTGCTCCAGTTCTTGTATGCTCCCTGTGTGacaccatgtagcagagctgatgtcatcacattacacccctctttGTGATATGCCAATGTGTCATCCGTGGTTTAATAACGGATCATTCACAATCACAAAGATGacgaattcagctctgctacatctgaatctGAAAAGTAATCCTAAATGACAGTGGTCTGTGCAGTCCAGAATATAAGACCTGTATTATCACTAGACGGACAGTTCTAAAGACCCCAGTGCTGTTGGCGCCATGTACTTAGTAAGGAGGGTGGTATGGAAGTAGTTTAGCTGATATATTGCATAAAAAAGGGTTTTCACCATAAGGGCTCGTGCAGACGCCCGTATTTTCCGCCCGAATGCGATCCAAGAAAACATCAGGTCACACTCagactaatgttattctatggggttgtgcacatgtccgattttttcctcGAACAGATTCAGTCCGGggagaaaaattgcagcatgcacgatttgcaCCAATAAGTcggatcgcactcagccatgcaagtcaatgagttcgtggaaaaaaatctgactgcactcagatgacagcacagtgcagtccgatttttatgAACTGGCAGAATGGAGATGGAGAAATATTTTGTTATTCATCTTCTcatcatctgagaaaatcggatcacactctaaCCAAACAGTGATTAGCATAATCGTaccaattttcttggatgagaaaaaAATACGGTCTTGTTACCCTAGTGTTAGGCTTCATTCGAGACGCAGGTCATGAGGTTAAAAAAATTGCTGTAATCCACTGCTACATCGCAGTGTAACGCAGGGGAATGGAATTGAATTGCCACACACAAGGTCCTGCCACAAACAAGTAGCAAAAAGTCGTATTTTTTCTTGCTTGTCACATTAATGcaccaccccagagtcctggtcattgcagtaatgttattcttccaccagggggagtgatgttacgtctgatggcaatgaaggagatcttctgtccaggtatcacaaccaccaaacacacttcacactccagtccgccagggggagccatgcttctagggcactcctcacacttaggtaaaactggtgggttgattaggaagttagacagaagctgactggagggagaagaagatagtcagtgagtcccgaccgagtttggcagaggctagttggagtgggttccagccagctccagactgcggcttgtggaaggcgagggtacacggagctgcgcctgcatcccatgcggcagcatcccaagaaagagacatagaaaggaattgtgttgcagtcagtgagaaacgaagtcatagcaacaggagaggaacatcagcgggagaccagctagaagcagactgcctccttctgaagcgcagtaccggtagccagaacaccgagggagtaaggatctctatgccgttacttcagagactggcaggacagttgattccacgttggctgcccgaccatatacccaggaggcacggtggcaacttgtgggggctggggcgtctctagggtccctataaaaagcctcaggccactagtcatacgggtttgttctatccgtcaggggaacagagagaaagagatttaacatctacaatagttgtgaggaccttaccgagttgctcagcagggagggactacaacgcccaggcgctagaggaaggctattgaattccacctggataaggggactctatatttgccttcagaccggccggactctgcctacctcgtggtccctaccctggactgtggatgctgaagccttcagtaaatgtaaagagactgcaaccttgtgtccttgttattccctgcgccttacatcatccaccatccaccatctacactctgggaagccctggggacacaggacacgtcaatagttaacaacagccaccagccaattggaagtcggccgcagcgcacacatcgccagcgtctgacgtcattgtcagtcgccagcgagtgtgcgctgctggagggagctcgccgcctggagcgctggtgaggtgaggagactctgttttttttttttgttttgttttgttttttgataacctaacggtggacacactgggggcaatgctggagacactggggcaatgctggagacactggggcagattgctggacacactgggagcaatgctggaggacacactggggcagatgattgctggagacactggggcaatgctggagacactgaggcagattgatggacacactggggcaatgctggaggacacactggggcatattgctggagacactggggcaatgctggagacattggggcaatgctggagacactggggcaatgctggagacactggggcagattgctggacacactggggcaatgctggaggacacactggggcagatgattgctgaagacactggggcaatgctggagacactggggcaatgctggagacactggggcagattgctggagacactggggcaatgctggagacactgggggcaatgctggagacactggggcagattgctggacacactggggtcaatgctggacatactggggcagattgctggacacactgggggtaatatgctggagacactggggcagattgctggacactggggcagattgctggacactggggcagatttctggacacactgggggcaatgctggatactctggggcaacatgctggacatactggggcagattgttgaacacactgtctgtctgggagcaatgctggatacactggggcaatgctggatacactggggcaatactggagacactggggcaatgctggacacactgggacagattgctggacacactgtgggcaatgttgGACAAttgtacatactggggcagattgctggacacactggggcaatgctggacatactggggcagattgctggacacactggtggtaatatgctggacacactggggcagattgctggacacactgcctgggggcaatgctggacacatctgggcaatatgctggacatactggggcagattgctggacacactaggggcaggactggaggcatgggcagaatgtagacacggggcatgattggagacacggggcagaatgaaagacatggggcaggattggctcatggggcaggatggatacgatggagacagatggagcaggatggggagatcatatggtgtagaatggatactcatgagtgcaggatgggagaacatatggctggagccaggaatgagacacacggggccagggtggggaatattattaccataggggctaattaagggatattattactgcagtgatgtatttattttattttttgagcatactgttttaaatggggggggggggggcggtcctgttactgtgcagagtgacactatatcgcctttttttcttcatgtggtgtaatgtagaagttgtgaaaaatgaagtaatgtgttctgcaagaggagcttgagataactgtgttatttcctgcagaaacggtcctggctggaagaaatgatggcggtctgtgctggatgaaagatgaaagacttcacctagagacgtcactggtgagtcagtgttacctatacactgacactatacactgtatactatatacagaggtcctgtgtacaatgtcaccagtgatcactgtattacctatacattatatacagagctcctgtgtataataccaccagtgatctctgtattacctctatacagaCACTGcacactaagtacagatctcctgtgaatactgtcacttatggtgatagtattgtgtttttttttcttttattactgatcagtattgtagtattcagtcactatgtggtggtaatatgtggtctggaaatggtgttgtggtagttgtcccttgtatgtgctatttggtcagcaagtggtaatatgtggtcttgacatggtgtggtggtatttgttccttgtatgtgatattcgatcactgtggttgtaatttgtggtctggtcatggtgcggtggtatttcttccttgtatgtgatattattggtcaaaatatacctaaattgtattgcatattttaacaaatatttaataggttacagtagagtagggcccggccatttttctggaataatctggttcgggtatatcatgacccccgttacatgacccccatcacatgaccgggggggcccacagtgtctgaacagcccggggccctggctacccttaatccacccctggtgggaaggtataccatctagctgccataacatcaccccagcggacccctaagcagcgttgatcaccctgaccgaataccacaggtggcgtcacgaatattatccctttaaagacctttcccccacaactTCAACGGACCttccgagggccacggactgggtcagccaccgtgacatccccccttcagaaccgaaggacccggtaccgagttctcCTAGCCCTTGGGGGAGCTCCATTAACGTTGCTGGTTGCAATGTGATCCCATTCACCAGCACTATGCTGCGATGTAGCGGCGGCATACTATACTATGATGTTTGATAGCACAGCCGGTGTTGCTGCCCATGTAGAAGTGTAACACCAAATTGGGCAGGAATGGGAAGAACTGTGGATGAGACAGATGTTACCTGAAATCATGGCTAAGTGTACAATGATAAAATAACTCACaaaattgttttattattattattaagataaaCTTATATTATTACTTTGGAAAATTTCTCACATTTCTATTACTTTAGTCTAATATCCTGACACTGAAGGAACGCTTTTTTCCAGCCAGCACTAGGGGAAGGGATTCTCTCACTGCGTCACCCTATTTTCCACCTCCACCCTGCTACCTACAATGCACAaactattaggctgccatcacactagcagtatttggtcagtattttacctcagtatttgtaagccaaaaccaggagtgggtgataaatgcagaagtggtgcataagtttctattatacttttcctctatttgttccactcctggttttggcttacaaaaccaaatactgctagtgtgacggcagcctaagaaataAGTTAATGTTTTATAAGTAACAAATGGGTCTCTGGTTTGGGTCACGAGTTACTTTGCACATTTTTCCCCCCTTGAAAATAAGTATCAATACATTGTTgagtagcatggtggctcagtggctagcactataTATTGGTCAGTGGTTAGcattgaaatcccaccaaggacaacatttgcaaggagtttgtatgttctccccgtgtttgcgtgggtttcctccaggttctctggtttcctcccacactctgaagacatactgataggaaaattagattttgagccccaatggggacagtgataatgtctgTAATGTGTTGTGgaatctgttaaaaaaaaataaacacttgtATCTGTGCAATGAGAGCTGTTTGTCCCACTAATAACTAATAAGGGGAAACAGCAGTAATGCATGATAACCAACTAAAGAAAGGAATACATGAGAAAAGGAGATTTCATAAAATAAATATACAGATGCCCTTTTTTATATATCAGTGTAAAATGGATGCCGAGGAAAAGTACATTGCAGCACTCAAAGCAAAAGCTTGTGAGCTGGTGGAAGCTGCCATGAGGAATGCCCAGGAGAGCCTGAGATGCCTACATACTGCGCAAGGAGAGGAGTCAGGTACAATGAACCCGCTTATTTCACCTGCAGGAAAGGCATCTGCAGCTCAGTACagtaatatatacatataatgtcttGTTCTAGAGCAGGAGCATAAAGTGAAGAACATACCATGGATCTCCTGTCAGGACTTCACTGTGGAGCTGGGAAAGAAACAAATTGAAGAATACGTCACAGTAAGACTGAAGCACATATtacagaagcactcctcccatcaaagttgttatcctcttaatatattgcagtcatcatattatatagcactatggacttacaattgctcattttgcctttctacccagctaatgcttctcttttctctgttctgtgtagaaataggaagtctcttgtccctgcatttatcattcccctcttcaactcttgGCCCAGCTGCTCcgtcctccccctgccagggacttttgcattgatgactcatATAGGGAaagttgacctcctgtttctacatgaaGCCTAGAAaggcagtttttaatcatgtgatgtcatagacctaatggaaatgaTGATGATTGCAGTATATTAAGAGGACAACAATTTTGATTAGCGTTTTCCTTTAAGCATGATGTATGGAAGGTTTATTTAAGTcgtggatattttttattttgcaaactTGATGGAACTTTGTAAACTATAGTGTATAACACAGAAGCaggcatggatgacattcttacccCCACCAGAGCTCTGGAGCTGGAGTCTGAGTTAGAACCTCCTCCATACTGGAATAAGATGGTTCAGCAGTGCTTGCCTTAACCTGTTACGACTCCTTATAGCCTGGTGCTGTCACATTTCTGTGCAGGCTAAAACTTCTGGGCTTTTTACATTATACATCTTGCTCTCACAGTGCAGTTTGTGATAGCGTGGCCAACATTTTATGAGTTCATTTAATCAATGTGGAACATGGGTGGTCATGACCCTGCTAAATAGCCCGAAATCAGAAAACATTCGGTGAAAGCATGATGGGTTATGTCACCCGCAAGTTTGTTTTTGGTAATGTTTTGACTACATCAAAACCAAACCATCTGGCCTTGAAGGGGTTGTCCGCTAGTTGCACAACTTTTCcgaatccctatgtttcccccttAAAATTAAAATTATAGCACCTACTGTATACTCACCTCCGGTGAcgatgctgttccagcggtgttggtACTGGCTCTACCATGACATtgggaggaagtgagagagcagcagcagcggtcacTTCCTCTGGATGTGTGATTTGTCTGAAAATGAGGAGAGTGATGCCAGTGCGGATTGGTAgcagggatcgcgtgacataacTATGTCATATGAGTCCCGGGATAGCCAGTGCCGATACCGCTGGAACAGCACCAGAACCACAGGTGAGTAGAAGTGTTACTATTTTACAAGGGAGAAATATAGTAATTGAGCAGGGGTTATCCAAATAttatacaacccctttaaggtccaCATGCTCATTAGGCTGACTTTTATCTATTATATATGTGGGCCTTTACCCTTTCAGTAATGGCTGTGCTCACATTTACCCCATCCATTGTATAGTATAACATACACCAAAGAAATACCAACTAAATTCGTAGATGCGATCGGAGGCCTATTGTGCACAACTCCGCGCCATTCATTCTGTATGGGAAATTTCTGAGCCCAATACTCGCCCATCTCCAgtggtcccatagagaatgaacggAGTGTGTATGCTTGACATCAGTACCATTCAGATTTGGGTTTGGAGATCCCCATTCTGGAGATTGGCGGGGGTCCCAATAGTAAGTGCACCAGCAATTAATAGGTTATCCCCTATCCTATCCTATTAATAGGTGATGATAACATATATTTCATACAAAACTCTTATTCAGCAGTTCCAATTTTTATTTTACATGCAAAAATAGTCAACAAAATAATCTTATTTGTTGTGGACAGACATGGGAATTCCATGAGAGCTGGCTGTACTGTACAGATTTCCTGAGAGAAGAAGAGACAGAGTTCAATACACTCTTCCATTATAGGATGAGATGGAGTATCCCCACCTGTAGGAAGCCGATTCCCAGGGCGACGGCCTGCGTCTACTTTACCATAAAAATCTCCAAGATTAAACCTTCAGTAAGTATGATTTTACTGCTGATCCACATGTAGTTATAGTAAAAGCTGGAAAATGTCATAAGAACATTTACAGTAGTATATGGTGAGCTACAGAAATGGAGGCATCCAGAGGCAAAGGCATAAGCCAAAGGATTTTATACAGGTCGCAGCAAATCAAGTGTAATTCACACTGATTGAAAAGTGTGAATTACACCACCATCTGCAAGGCGCTATTCATACAGTGCAGCATTCATGCCCTAGACTCAGCCCAGAGCTTAATTCTGCTCATTGTCATTGTCAGTAGATTTTATAACATTTATTGAAAATTCTTTTAAACTCATATGGTTTGTGtgtgccttaggccggcgtcacactagcagtatttggtcagtatttttcatcagtatttgtaagccaaaaccaggagtggaacaataagaggaaaagtataatagaaacatatgcaccacttctgtatttatcacccactcctggttttggctcacaaatactgatgtaaaatactgaccaaatactgctagtgtgacaccggccttaaggtaccttcacactaaacgatatcgctagcgatccgtgacgttgcagcgtcctggctagcgatatcgttcagtgtgacacgcagcagcgatcaggatcctgctgtgatgtcgttggtcggggctagagggccagaactttatttggtcgctggatctcccgctgacatcgctgaatcagcgtgtgtgacgtcgattcagcgatgtcttcgctggtaaccagggtaaacatcgggttactaagcgcagggccgtgcttagtaacccgatgtttaccctggttaccatcctaaaagtacaaaaaaacaaacactacatacttaccttcagctgtctgtccccggcgctctgcttctctgtactcactgtgagcacagcggccggaaagcagagcggtgacgtcaccgctctgctttccggctgaccggcgctcacagtgagtacagagaagcagagcgccggggacagacagcggaaggtaagtatgtagtgtttgtttttttgtacttttaggatggtaaccagggtaaacatcgggttactaagcacggccctgcgcttagtaacccgatgtttactctggttaccggcatcgttggtcgctggagagcggtctgtgtgacagctctccagtgaccaaacagcgacactgcagcgatccggatcgttgtcagtatcgctgcagcgtcgtttagtgtgaaggtaccttaagtgtaagAGGTTATACAGACGTCTGTGGCTCTTGGTCCGACCACAGAATGCAATGCACGGACTGACAAAGGGTCTCCTGACCCCAACATGACAGCCTACTAAAATCATAATGAAGCTTTCATGCTCTATATAAGtacactgtaacggggtctactgtgctgtagtacctctttcagcaccccccgtgtttcaggaggtccactctgcttttgctggattctgaatgaaggacgctggctggaattccttgattacgtgagagcatataaaagctgactgctactccacgtatttccagtctaaaagaacacactttattcacagcacacagaatacaggtccttctcaaaaaattagcatatagtgttaaatttcattatttaccataatgtaatgattacaattaaactttcatatattatagattcattatccaccaactgaaatttgtcaggtggcTGGAGACTTGCAGAGCTTACTGTTAAGTATCTTTCTCAGGTGGCTGGAGACTTGCAGAGCTTACTGTTAAGTATCTTTCTCAGGTGGCTGGAGACTTTTCTTCTGTGAATATCTGAATTTGTTTTACTTTTCAGACTTTACCGGTTGAAGTTTTCTTTGTCTTTGAATCCAACAGACTCGTTCACAGGTAATGTAGAAAATGAAAAAGTGTTCCCTTCTGGCTCCTCTACTCACTTGTGTATTTTGTCCAGTACTTCTTCCCTCCATGACCTAACCAGTC is a window encoding:
- the AKAP14 gene encoding A-kinase anchor protein 14; translation: MKDERLHLETSLCKMDAEEKYIAALKAKACELVEAAMRNAQESLRCLHTAQGEESEQEHKVKNIPWISCQDFTVELGKKQIEEYVTTWEFHESWLYCTDFLREEETEFNTLFHYRMRWSIPTCRKPIPRATACVYFTIKISKIKPSTLPVEVFFVFESNRLVHRPGQTRFREKWLKDIIESKLIMMSSITF